A genomic segment from Panthera tigris isolate Pti1 chromosome A1, P.tigris_Pti1_mat1.1, whole genome shotgun sequence encodes:
- the LOC102955178 gene encoding olfactory receptor 2L3: MENYTQTSTDFILLGLFPPSRIGLLLFILIVLIFLMALFGNLSMILLIFLDTRLHTPMYFLLSQLSLIDLNYISTIVPKMAFNFVFGNKSISFIGCGFQSFFFLTLGGAEALLLTSMAYDRYVAICFPLHYPIRMSKKVCVLMITGSWIMGSINSCAHTVYALHIPYCRSRSINHFFCDVPAMLTLACMDTWVYEYTVFVSTTLFLVFPFIGIACSYGRVLLAICRMHSTEGRKRAYSTCSTHLTVVTLCYVPFAYTYLRPRSLRSPAEDKVLAVFYTILTPMLNPIIYSLRNKEVMGALRRMIQRICFLKM; this comes from the coding sequence ATGGAAAATTATACTCAAACATcaactgatttcattttattgggGTTGTTTCCACCATCAAGAATAGGCCTGCTCCTTTTTATTCTCATTGTCCTCATTTTTCTAATGGCTCTGTTTGGCAACCTGTCCATGATTCTACTCATCTTCCTAGACACCCGTCTACACACACCCATGTATTTCTTACTTAGTCAGCTCTCCCTCATTGACCTAAATTACATCTCCACTATAGTTCCCAAGATGGCTTTCAATTTTGTGTTTGGAAACAAGTCTATCTCCTTCATTGGGTGTGGTTTTCAGAGCTTCTTCTTCTTGACTTTAGGAGGGGCAGAAGCATTGCTCTTGACATCTATGGCTTATGATCGTTATGTGGCTATTTGCTTTCCTCTTCACTATCCCATTCGTATGAgcaaaaaagtgtgtgtgttgaTGATAACAGGATCTTGGATAATGGGCTCAATCAACTCCTGTGCCCACACTGTATATGCCCTCCATATCCCTTATTGTCGATCCAGGTCCATCAACCATTTCTTCTGTGATGTTCCAGCCATGTTGACTCTGGCTTGCATGGACACTTGGGTCTATGAGTACACAGTGTTTGTGAGTACCACCCTCTTCCTTGTGTTTCCTTTCATTGGCATTGCATGTTCCTATGGCCGAGTTCTCCTTGCCATCTGCCGCATGCACTCaacagaagggaggaagagggcctATTCGACCTGCAGCACACACCTCACAGTGGTAACTTTATGCTATGTACCTTTTGCTTACACTTACCTACGCCCAAGATCGCTGAGATCTCCAGCAGAGGACAAGGTTCTGGCTGTCTTCTACACCATTCTGACCCCAATGCTCAACCCTATCATTTACAGCCTGCGAAACAAGGAGGTGATGGGAGCCCTGAGAAGAATGATTCAGAGAATCTGCTTTTTGAAAATGTAG
- the LOC102955465 gene encoding olfactory receptor 2L3: MENYTQTSTDFILLGLFPPSRIGLLLFILIVLIFLMALFGNLSMILLIFLDTRLHTPMYFLLSQLSLIDLNYISTIVPKMAFNFVFGNKSISFIGCGFQSFFFLTLGGAEALLLTSMAYDRYVAICFPLHYPIRMSKKVCVLMITGSWIMGSINSCAHTVYALHIPYCRSRSINHFFCDVPAMLTLACMDTWVYEYTVFVSTTLFLVFPFIGIACSYGRVLLAICRMHSTEGRKRAYSTCSTHLTVVTLCYVPFAYTYLRPRSLRSPAEDKVLAVFYTILTPMLNPIIYSLRNKEVMGALRRMIQRICFLKM, from the coding sequence ATGGAAAATTATACTCAAACATcaactgatttcattttattgggGTTGTTTCCACCATCAAGAATAGGCCTGCTCCTTTTTATTCTCATTGTCCTCATTTTTCTAATGGCTCTGTTTGGCAATCTGTCCATGATTCTACTCATCTTCCTAGACACCCGTCTACACACACCCATGTATTTCTTACTTAGTCAGCTCTCCCTCATTGACCTAAATTACATCTCCACTATTGTTCCCAAGATGGCTTTCAATTTTGTGTTTGGAAACAAGTCTATCTCCTTCATTGGGTGTGGTTTTCAGAGCTTCTTCTTCTTGACTTTAGGAGGGGCAGAAGCATTGCTCTTGACATCTATGGCTTATGATCGTTATGTGGCTATTTGCTTTCCTCTTCACTATCCCATTCGTATGAgcaaaaaagtgtgtgtgttgaTGATAACAGGATCTTGGATAATGGGCTCAATCAACTCCTGTGCCCACACTGTATATGCCCTCCATATCCCTTATTGTCGATCCAGGTCCATCAACCATTTCTTCTGTGATGTCCCAGCCATGTTGACTCTGGCTTGCATGGACACTTGGGTCTATGAGTACACAGTGTTTGTGAGTACCACCCTCTTCCTTGTGTTTCCTTTCATTGGCATTGCATGTTCCTATGGCCGAGTTCTCCTTGCCATCTGCCGCATGCACTCaacagaagggaggaagagggcctATTCGACCTGCAGCACACACCTCACAGTGGTAACTTTATGCTATGTACCTTTTGCTTACACTTACCTACGCCCAAGATCGCTGAGATCTCCAGCAGAGGACAAGGTTCTGGCTGTCTTCTACACCATTCTGACCCCAATGCTCAACCCTATCATTTACAGCCTGCGAAACAAGGAGGTGATGGGAGCCCTGAGAAGAATGATTCAGAGAATCTGCTTTTTGAAAATGTAG